A genomic stretch from Oryzias latipes chromosome 24, ASM223467v1 includes:
- the znf513 gene encoding zinc finger protein 513, with protein sequence MPRKKQQNPQPVKLDSEDGVAIEAPGNLHLDTDLFLGHDLEFDAPDHDKILGLEKFSEVAAEIGFSVFPLGDESSAYSQLSMESETDNSRSTSDNGREDESRASQSESSFPPYLSCRGCGQLRDELLGPGMDLVGSYCLRCCKASRESKNIEFCLPFGNIGIRSQIRAGSQPECELGDEEGDQSTSGEDKLCKQHSCHLCGFSSRYANHVKRHMKTHNGEKPFNCPLCTYASAQLVNLQRHLRIHTGEKPYKCSSCSFACSSLGNLKRHQRMHVPSAGVGQDTSLRLDNPQTGSKKPVDLQRPNGEASASEIDKPTSNLGLGAQNGDYLSAFDGLKGASPPPIPASKPAPGPHPPPMMEFTDSSSSSATRGSVADEATIPPSLFPFTCRLCGVVLEDEDGSSAQICAKCTLDMLTKDSSSSPNSPGERSDKVYTCSACPFLTHYPNHLARHMKTHSGEKPYKCPQCDYASAHFDNLKRHHRVHTGEKPYKCHLCDYACGNLANLKRHQRVHSGAKPFQCTLCSYNCNQSMNLKRHMLRHTGEKPYKCQECGYTTGHWDNYKRHQKKHGLATDSWVKVPMTDNNEEEDARNRQGGGVQPHRKEGVSMQYMPREGGPTMHPCYKLEIA encoded by the exons atgccaagaaaaaaacaacagaatccACAGCCAGTGAAAT TGGATTCTGAGGATGGTGTAGCCATTGAAGCTCCAGGAAACCTCCACTTAGACACTGACCTCTTTCTAGGACACGACCTTGAGTTTGATGCTCCTGATCATGACAAGATTCTAGGCCTGGAAAAGTTCTCAG AAGTAGCTGCAGAGATCGGCTTCTCCGTGTTTCCTCTGGGTGATGAGAGTTCTGCCTACAGTCAGCTCAGCATGGAGAGTGAAACAGACAACTCGCGCAGCACAAGTGACAACGGGAGAGAAGACGAGAGCAGAGCAAGCCAGTCGGAGTCCAGTTTCCCCCCTTATCTGTCCTGCAGGGGCTGTGGACAGTTGCGAGACGAACTTCTTGGACCTGGCATGGACCTTGTCGGTTCTTACTGTCTGAGGTGCTGCAAAGCATCCAGGGAAAGCAAAAATATTGAATTCTGTTTACCTTTTGGAAACATTGGGATCCGTTCCCAAATCCGGGCAGGCTCACAGCCTGAATGCGAACTGGGAGACGAGGAGGGAGACCAATCCACCTCGGGGGAAGACAAACTGTGTAAGCAGCACTCGTGCCACCTCTGCGGTTTCTCCTCGCGTTATGCCAACCATGTGAAGCGTCACATGAAGACGCACAACGGGGAGAAGCCCTTCAACTGCCCTCTGTGCACCTACGCCTCAGCACAGCTGGTCAACCTGCAGAGACACCTGCGCATCCACACCGGGGAGAAACCTTACAAGTGCAGCAGCTGTAGTTTCGCTTGCAGCTCGCTGGGCAACCTCAAAAGGCACCAGCGCATGCACGTCCCCTCTGCTGGGGTGGGACAGGACACCTCACTGAGACTGGACAATCCCCAAACTGGATCAAAAAAACCTGTAGACCTGCAGAGACCAAACGGGGAAGCCTCTGCTTCAG agaTTGACAAGCCAACGTCAAACCTTGGTTTAGGAGCCCAGAACGGTGATTACTTGTCAGCCTTTGACGGCTTAAAGGGAGCCTCACCACCACCCATCCCTGCCTCCAAACCTGCACcaggcccccatcctccccccATGATGGAGTTTACCGACAGCAGCAGTAGCAGTGCCACCAGGGGGAGCGTAGCAGATGAAGCCACCATCCCACCCTCACTTTTTCCCTTCACTTGCCGGCTGTGTGGCGTCGTCCTTGAAGATGAAGACGGCTCCTCAGCGCAGATCTGTGCCAAGTGCACCCTCGACATGCTGACAAAAGACTCCTCGTCCTCCCCCAACAGTCCTGGCGAGCGCAGCGACAAGGTCTACACGTGTTCCGCCTGCCCTTTCCTCACACACTACCCCAACCATTTGGCACGCCACATGAAAACCCACAGCGGGGAAAAACCATACAAGTGCCCACAGTGCGACTACGCCTCAGCGCACTTCGACAACCTCAAGCGGCACCACCGGGTGCACACGGGGGAGAAGCCGTATAAGTGCCATTTGTGCGATTACGCATGCGGGAACCTGGCCAACCTAAAGAGGCATCAGAGGGTGCACTCGGGCGCCAAGCCCTTCCAGTGCACACTATGCAGCTACAACTGCAACCAAAGCATGAACCTGAAGAGACACATGCTGCGGCACACGGGGGAAAAACCCTACAAGTGTCAGGAGTGCGGCTACACCACCGGCCACTGGGACAACTACAAAAGACACCAGAAGAAGCACGGCCTGGCCACAGACAGCTGGGTCAAAGTGCCGATGACAGACAACAACGAAGAGGAGGACGCCAGGAACAGGCAGGGAGGCGGCGTTCAACCTCATAGAAAGGAAGGAGTCAGCATGCAGTACATGCCAAGGGAAGGGGGTCCCACAATGCACCCGTGCTACAAACTGGAGATTGCATAA